In the Burkholderia multivorans ATCC BAA-247 genome, GCAATGCCGTAGCACCCGGCGGCGCGCGCTTCGCCTACATTCGGGGCGCGTGCCGGGCGGGCCGGCAAAATGGGGATTCGACACATGAATGGCAGGCAAATGGCAGCGTGGATCGGCACGGCGACACTGCTGGCTTCGGGCAGCGCAATGGCGGGGCACGTCGATCTGTCGGTCGGCATCGGCGTACCGGTTGCGCCGGTCTATGCCGAGCCGGCTCCGGTCTATGTGGCACCGCAGCCGGCGGTCGTCGCGTATCCGGGCTACGGATACGGCTACTACGGCGATGACGACGACGACCGTTACCGCAAGTGGCGCAAGCACTATTACAAGCACTGGCGCAAGCATCACGACGACGATGACGATTGACCGCCGAGCCCGCCGCAGCGCGCGGCGGGCACGCGCACCGCATCAGCGCGGCTTGCCGGCGGCGGCGCCGATTTTCGCGAGTTCCTCGTCGCGCAGCGCGCGGCGCAGGATCTTGCCGACGTTCGTCTGCGGCAGCGCGTCGCGAAACTCGACGAACTTCGGCATCTTGTAGCCGGTGAGGTTCTTGCGGCAGTGCGCGAGCACGTCGTCGACCGTGAGCGTCGGATCGCGACGCACGACGAACACCTTGATGCGTTCTCCCTGCACCTCGTCCGGGACGCCGATCGCCGCGGCCTCGCTGATCCCCGGATGCATCACCAACACTTCCTCGATCTCGTTCGGATAGACGTTGAAGCCCGACACGAGGATCATGTCCTTCTTGCGGTCGATCAGCCGCACGAATCCGCGTTCGTCCATCACGCCGATGTCGCCGGTGGCGAGCCAGCCGTCCGCGTCGATCACTTTTGCGGTTTCGTCGGGGCGCTGCCAGTAGCCGCGCATCACCTGCGGCCCGCGCACGCAGAGTTCGCCGGGCTCGCCGATGCCGGCCCACGTGCCGTCCTCGCGGCGAAAGCGCACGATCGTCGACGGCGCGGGCAGCCCGATCGACCCGCTGAACGCGCTCATGTCGTTCAGGTCGACCGGATTCATCGTGACGATCGGCGAACACTCGGTCAGCCCGTAGCCTTCGACGATCGGCCGCCCGGTCACCTGCTGGAAGCGCTCGGCGACCGCGCGCTGCATCGCCATGCCACCCGCCATCGCGAGCTTCAGTTTCGAGAAGTCGCGCCGACGGAATTCGTCGTTGTCGAGAAACGCGTTGTACAACGTGTTGATTCCCGTGATGCCCGTGAACGTCTCGTGACGAAGAATCTTCATCATCATCTTCGTGTCGCGCGGATTCGCGATCAGGATGTTGCGGCCGCCGAGCCCCATGAAAATGAACGCGTTCACCGTCAGCGAATAGATGTGATAGAGCGGCAGCGGCGTGAGCACCGTTTCGATCTCGCCGGTCAGCTGATCGGCGATCCACGCCTTCGCCTGCAGCAGATTCGCGATCAGGTTGCCGTGCGTGAGCATCGCGCCTTTCGCGACGCCGGTCGTGCCGCCCGTGTACTGCAGGAACGCGAGATCGTCGCGCGTGATCGCCGCGGGCTTCGCGCGTTCGCGCGCACCGAGCGCGAGCGCCGCGCGCAGCCGGATCGCCTGCGGCAGGTCGTAGGCCGGCACGAGCTTCTTCACGTGCTTCAGCACGAAATTGATCAGGCGTCCCTTCGCGTTGAAGCCGTCGGCGAGCAGATCGCCGAGCGCGGTGACGACGATGTTCTTGACGCGCGTGTCGGGCAGTGCGTCCTGCAGCGTGCGCGCGAAGTTCTCGAACACGACGATCGTCTCGGCGCCGCTGTCCTTCAACTGATGCGCGAGTTCGCGCGCGGTGTAGAGCGGATTGACGTTGACGACGATCGCGCCCGTCTTCAGCGTGCCGAACAGCGCGACCGGATACTGGAACGTATTCGGCAGCATGATCGCGACGCGGTCGCCGGGCTTGACGCCGATCGCTTGCAGGTACGACGCGAACGCATCCACTTTCTGGGCGAGCGCGCGGTAGGTCATCGATGCGCCGGCGCTCACGTAGGCGACGCGATCGGCGAAGCGCGTCGTGCATTCGTCGAAGAACTGCACGAGCGACGTATATTGCGAGATGTCGATCTCGTGCGGTACGCCGCGCGGGTACGACGCGTACCAGATGCCGTCGGTGTTCGGCGGGACCTGTGCGGTGGCGGTTGCTGCGGGGTCGGGCATGGTCGTCTCCAGGGTCTTCTCGGTCGGCGCGAGGCGCGCGTCGGCGCACGCTCGGGCCCGCTGTTTCGC is a window encoding:
- a CDS encoding AMP-binding protein; amino-acid sequence: MPDPAATATAQVPPNTDGIWYASYPRGVPHEIDISQYTSLVQFFDECTTRFADRVAYVSAGASMTYRALAQKVDAFASYLQAIGVKPGDRVAIMLPNTFQYPVALFGTLKTGAIVVNVNPLYTARELAHQLKDSGAETIVVFENFARTLQDALPDTRVKNIVVTALGDLLADGFNAKGRLINFVLKHVKKLVPAYDLPQAIRLRAALALGARERAKPAAITRDDLAFLQYTGGTTGVAKGAMLTHGNLIANLLQAKAWIADQLTGEIETVLTPLPLYHIYSLTVNAFIFMGLGGRNILIANPRDTKMMMKILRHETFTGITGINTLYNAFLDNDEFRRRDFSKLKLAMAGGMAMQRAVAERFQQVTGRPIVEGYGLTECSPIVTMNPVDLNDMSAFSGSIGLPAPSTIVRFRREDGTWAGIGEPGELCVRGPQVMRGYWQRPDETAKVIDADGWLATGDIGVMDERGFVRLIDRKKDMILVSGFNVYPNEIEEVLVMHPGISEAAAIGVPDEVQGERIKVFVVRRDPTLTVDDVLAHCRKNLTGYKMPKFVEFRDALPQTNVGKILRRALRDEELAKIGAAAGKPR
- a CDS encoding PXPV repeat protein encodes the protein MNGRQMAAWIGTATLLASGSAMAGHVDLSVGIGVPVAPVYAEPAPVYVAPQPAVVAYPGYGYGYYGDDDDDRYRKWRKHYYKHWRKHHDDDDD